The genomic region AGCTACCATTATGATGATGTATTACTCCCCCACAACTCGTATGTCCATAATTTCCATCAGCTACCCCATCGGTGTTAATTTTAATCCACCCTATAGGAGGTGCTTTCCAAGCAACTCCATCTCTCACTTGCTTAAGTCTCTGAATATGAACAGAGATATCCCATTGAAGCTGACAATTATGAGCCATGTGGAAATTGGACTTGAAAGGCATGAGCTTGGGCACATCACCAGATCCTTGGGACAAGCCACCATAAAATTCTCCTTAATGGCAACCAGAATTTTAAAAACTAATTTATCTACAGGGTGGACAACATCCcaaaaaattctattatttctttcctttaTGACCCCCAAGCAATATGAGGCATGATGAAAGACCATAACATGCCAACAAAAGGATTATAGGAGGGACAAGACCATTAGAGCCAACAATCAGAAAATGAAGAAGGAAAAACCCAATCAATAGACCAAAGATTGAAGAAATGAGTCCAAATTTTGGcaaaaaaaattcaaccaaagaGGATATGATAAGAGTCCATCACTCCCATACATAAATATCATTTTTTAGGCATTGAAAAATCTCTCTTACAAAGATTATCAATATTGAGGAGTTTATTTTGAGCCTAAAGCCAAAAAAATACGTTGAGAATTCAAAACCAAAGAACATAAGGGTCGAGGGGAGCACACCTTATTCTTCATCATGAAAGAATTATAAATCAATAAAGAGCCATCCAATGAGCCAACCCAAACTATTGAATCTTCACATTGAACAACAAGAATATGGAATTTTGACAACAACTCCTGAAGGGGAGAAAGAGATAGATTAAGAGAGGACAGGTCGATCCAGTTAGAATTTTGAATATTATAGGTAACCCAACATCCAATCTATGCAATATAGAAATCATGGAATTGATTACCCCATGGGGAAAGAGAAAGGGGGGCATACCCAAACCACCAATTATCCCAAAAAATGATATGAAGACCATTCCCAAGAGACCACCTTAGGCCCCTAACAATGATATATTTAGGGATGGAAATAAGGTTCCATAAGGCGAAACGAGAAGCCAACGATCTATCATCAAAAAATAAATCCTAAAAATGATTATATAAGGCCAAATATTTGTTAACTATAGAATCTCATTCATTCTTCTCCCTCAAACGTCTTCATAACTATTTAGCCAACAACGCTTTATTGAATTACTTGATTTTCTTGATGGCCAAATCCCCAAATTTCTTAGGAAGACAAACTTGATCCCAAGACAGTAAATTCATTTTGTTCTTATATTTTGAATCcatccaaaaaaaattcttttgaattttctcaatattaactaagaaTTTATTTGGGACATGAAAAAGACTCCTAGCATGAACCAGTAAATTCTGAAGAGAATCCTTGATCATTTGTAGTTTACCAGTTTGACTTAAGAAATCCACTTTCCAACCAACTAGTTTAGATTCAAATCTATCAATTAAACCCATCCAAAAGGAATTATGGACAAAATTCGAAAAAATAGGTAAACCAAGGTAAGTGGAGGGGAGCACATCAATATGACAACCTAAAATAGCAGTAATTATGAGCTACCTCTTCTCTAAAGTATTAAGAAAGATAATAGAACTTGTAGACTCTAATTTTTTGACCCAAAGCCTCTTCATATCAAACTAAAAtgctctttatcattttagctttaGATATAGAACCATAACTGAAGAtagtaatgtcatcaacaaatgttGATGGGAACAAACCTGGGGAGAAGAAGAGGGGGAAAGGCTCTTAGGACACCCCAATCTCAAAATTCTTTAGATCAATCTACCCAAAgcttccaccataagaataaaaagAAAATGGGAGATGGGTCCCCTTGACTAATACCCTTGGAAAAATAAAAGAACCTTGAAGAAGAACTATTAACAATAACAAAGAATCTAGGGGTCAAAATAAACTAAGAAATCAACTAAACAAGTATGTAAttgaaaccaaaagaagaaagcacTTTCAGAAGGAAATGCCTATTAACCTGAACATAGGTCTTAAGGGTATCCAATTTGAGGAAGAAGCCAACCTTCTTTTTGACCATTAGGGAATGGATGTTTTCATTAATAGTTGGGATGCAATCCAATATTTGATTTCCAAGGATGAACCCATTTTACTAAATAGAGATTAGAATAGGAAGGACCTACTTCAAATGAAGGACAAGGATTTTATCTAGAAAAACTTATAAAGGGAGTTACATAAGCTAATTAGGTGAAAATCCTAGAAAGAGTTAGCCCCAAACTTCTTAGGAATGAGGACAATAATAATAGCATTCAATTCTTTCAGCAAAGTTCTTGAACCAAAGAATTCATGAGAAGACCAAATAACATCTTTAGCCACAATGTCccaataaatttgaaaaaatacCACGAGGAAACAATCAGGAGCCAACACTTTATtctttcaaaagggaaaacaacaAAACATACCTCATCCTCCGAGGGAATCCTAGAAAGAGAAAGATTCGTCTCCTCTAAGACAAGACAGGGAATCTCCCTCAAAAATTCCATCTGACCATCAACATCTAAATTTTGATCATTAGATAGGAGAGAGGAAAAGAACTCCAAAGCTGCATCCATAATATCTTCATCTTTATCTAGAATTATACCATTATAAATGATAGATTAGATCATATTAGAAGCATGGTGCTTAAGGGTGGACATGTGGAAAAAAATGATATTTCGATCACCACACTAGAGCCAAATTGTCCTAGATCTCTACTTTTAAAATTACTTAGACTCTTTTGTAATAATATCATGAAGCTTTGACAATATAAAATTTTTCCTGATCCACAAGATTAGGGGATGCTGCTTGCAATTGAATTTGGGCTTGAATATCATCCAACTTTCTCTTTAGTAGATTCTTGATATTAAATATGTGACCAAAAGAAGCCTTATTCCATTTCAACACATAAGTTTTAATTGAGGCCAACTTCTTCACAACATGGTACATAGTTGTACCAGTGACATCTTTATTCCACCAATGCCTAATTTTGTTCTTAAGATTTGGGTTGAGAGTCCCCAGCTTCTCAAATATAAAAGGGAACTTCTTTCCTCGACTACCAACATGAGCTAAGAGAGCTATGGGAAAATGTTCGAAACCAATAAGGGATAGAACATAAATATTACAAGAATAAGGATTCAACCAATCAAGGGAAATCAAGGCTCGATCTAATTTGACTTGAATGAGATCATCACCATTACGTCTATTAGATGAAGTGAATGAGGCTCCTTGCAAATCCAAAGCTCTTTGCACATCCAAACCCAACAGATCTTGAgaattgatgaaatgaaaaaaatattgaGCACCATTTTTTGTAATCAGAGCTCCACCTTTCTTCTCATTAATATGAAATGAGGTATTCAAGTCCCCCATCACCAACCATTTTTTTAATTGGACAATATATCTAAAACCACAAAGGGAAGTCCATGTGGCCATTCTTGAAACTTTATCATTCGGAGGATTAATTTTCAAAATATGACTAGCAATATGGTTTGGATCAGATATAATCATAGTACCTTTAACCAATTTCAGTTCCAAAAAGTAGCAATAACCCCCAAGGCCCCATATGCATCACAAAAATGAGCATGACCATCTTTGAACAAAGAAAACTTGATTCTTTGAAGCTTATCACTCTacattttggtctcttgaataagAAAGATATCTGGTCTATGAAACTTAATTAGATTAGAGAAGAGATTATGTTTATGAGGTTCATTAAGCCTCCTTGTATTCCATtatatcaccttcatttagagttgtGAGGTGTACTATAAAGGTCCCTCTTAGGGAGAGTTCATTGTGtcatctcaacaatatcaaactTGCTTTGCTTATCCCAACTTTGAATCATGAAAGGTCTTCTTGAGTGTTTAGATTCTCACCCACAATCCACTTTCTCAAGGATCCTAGTTGTAAATCCAATAAAGTTGGACTAAGGAGAGGCCCTTTGCCCTTTCTTAGATTTTACCATTGTAAATGACTCCTCATCTAAAATCATAGAGTATTTACCCAAATTAATAGGTAGATCCATAACCTCATTCAAAACTGGTTCCACTGGAGGCTGAGATTGAGGAAGAGAATTATCTCCCATGGCATTAAAATTTTCCTCTGAAATAGCAGTAACCGATGGAGAGATCTGATTCTTGGAAACATGCACTTCCCCCAACACTTTAATAATGTCCACCACTAAATTAAATGATGCATCAACATTGAGAGAATCCATGCAAGGAGGAGGGGAGCCCAAATCAGTGGAATCCACACCCAAGTTGGGGGAAGTAGGGGGGCCACCTGATACCCCTTAGATGAGGTAGAATCGAAAACCCCTAAGGGATTTTTCCTCTAGACCTTATTAGTATTTCAGAGCATTAACTGGGCAATCCCTCTCCCAATGGCCTACTTTATTGCATTGGAAGCAAGAAAAGGGAATAGATTCAAATTCAACTGCTTGAGACCAATCACCAAGCTTAGAGTTGGTACAAATTTCCATAGGAAAATGAATAAAATTCTTGAtattgacacaaatacaagcataAACTAGCCTCCTCCTTGAAACAATCATAGGATCTAGAGAAATAAGCTCCCCAAAACAAGCAACCAAGACTTGGAAGATTTCTTCATCCCAAAATTTAAGGGGAAGACCTagaagcctaacccaaataggggCCACATCACATGACCAATCCTTAGAGTTAAACCCCATCTCCCACCTCTTATGGTCAAGGAAAGAACAACCCAACATCCAAGGACCTCTAGAAAGAACAATAGCCAAATTGTCTTCATAGgtaaatatgaaattaaaaaagcCTTTTGCCATCGCCACTACGTCTACCTGGCCTTTCTTCTTCCAAGATCTGGCCACCTAAGCATGGACCAATTCAATTTTCGGGCAAGGAccaataaacttatcaacaagagAGCATTCCATAGAAGCAATACTCTTCTCCAAAATACATTTTGGAACATAAATAGAAAAGGACCCAAAAATGAGATCCTCGAAATGTGAAACAGGAGTAGAACATTTACCTTTAAGGTGCGAACCAAAAAGCTCCAACCATTTCTAGTTTTGGATGATATTTTCAAGACCCACAGGTGGTCAAATTGAGTTACTGCCAGGGCCCTCCAAACAATCTTTGGAGCCACACGAGAAGAATGTGAGTCCTTTGCAATAGCTTGAAGAGATAGTGAAGCATCTAGAACCATGTTTTTATCTGACTCATTATTAGAAGAAAGAACATATTCCTCACCTGAGCCTTCAAATACCGCATATGCTCCCCCAACACAATCTCTGCAACTCTCCTAATTTCCTACCCTTGGGGAATTAAAATTTGAATGACAAACCCAACCGACGACTCCTCCATTGTAAAGGGGTTTGccaaattgtttttgattaagataaacgggttttacaaggacccaaaacccaaatccatacaaaaaatattaaaacagTAGCATAATAGTCCTAAACCAACAACTAGATGAccacaagaataggggaatcaacccacaacacaaataaaataaaactaaccAAGAGaatgcatgaattcaaatttcttcTATATAATATTCTTATTGACTTCCTCGAGCTCTTCCATTATGAATCTCATGGTGGTCCTCTCCTGGTTTCTGTTTCTTGGTCTGGTAGAGGGTCCAGTTGCATCCTGCATGTCTGCCCCTTGAGAACTTGGATCtagattcttttttttttagcTTGGCAACTAAAGGCAGAAAGGGTTTGCCAAATTGTTGTTTAAGGCTTTACAAgtagttttcaaaaattatttttgaaaaacgTATTAGGAATCGAGTAAAAAAATTTTGCAGTGACATTGTTGGAggtgataagtaggagatattttccacattaagtcaaattatgatattgctatcaggattcaactgtgtagtttttgagtcaaactcattgacccatgattcatgagtagtggttcacaagaacccatctctcacaagaatgaatggtacacttagcactcattgcatctaggtgatgctcacaggggtgtaccattcattctcatgagatatgggtacttgtgaaccactactcattaaTCATGGGTCAataagtttgactcaaaaactacacagttgaatcttgATCGCAATATCATAATTGTTGGAGGTACTATGTGgaatatgcaaaaataattgaaTTCATATATTTTCTAGTTTGGGATATTGTAATGTTGGAAGACTGTTAAAAATGTTAGtagtttacaaaaaaaaaatataatatttcaaaattttggaatgTTGGAGAAAAATCCTTTTGCTAGAGATCTTGGAGGTCATTCAAAAACCTCTTGCCAATTTTAGAGAAAATGGAGCACTTTGATTTTTTCACTTTTTGACACTCGGTCATGCACTCCTAAACACTAAATTATCATTTAATTTCTTGGCTAGAAGTTGTAAAAAAAATTACAAccttttatttcaaaaatataatTGCTATATGCTAAATGAAAAAAGAGAAACAAGTTGAAGTGCAAAAGGCAACAAGGAATGTGGAAGAGGAAATTAAAAGAATAAACTTTAAAAGGATATGCAAAGAATTTTGAAAGGCAAATGTTGGATTTCTTAGCTAGCTGAAAGgttaagttttaaattttaattaaatgatattttttcTAGAGAAAGAGAGGGGGGAGAATGTTGcatgtttaaaagggattttcttAAAAAATTAAGAGGCTATGTAAGGTCCGATGCGGATTTATGCAGATTTATGTATTTTTCACGTTGATTTGAATCAAATAGAACTACACATTTGGTTGTGTTGCAATCTATGTTGTGTTGTGAGTTTGTAGGAGGAGGGAGTACCTCTTGCATCACTTCACTATTTGATTTGGTTGGCTTTTGCTAAGCCATAGGATCATGTTTTTTCTTAATGGAATTGACATGAACAAATTTTAACTTAAGCTATTCATATCAATTATAATCATAATCAAAATAAAGGGGAATACATTATGTTGTGACATTATTGTTCAACAAAATGCAATTTGAATATGATGCAGGATTACAATAAATTGAACCAAAGAAAATTTACATCCAAGCTTTACAATCATTGACTATGAGATGTTTATTTTATATATGTACACATTTCAAGTATTGATTGAGGATAAATTGCCTTGGGTCCACACACTAACACTaggaaaaaatgaattaaataaaatttgCACAACTAATTTCATGTGGTGATGCTTTTCCTATCGATCTTGGTCATTTTTTAGACTAATATTGGTTTTCAACAAGATCATTAAATTAAAAAAGGGCTTTGTAGTAACAAAAAATGATGATTAAACTTACTAGAAATGACGTTTTGCAACTCaactatttaaaatatttaaaaattagttTTGTTTACTGTGAGTGTATTGGTAAAGAACTTCGATAAATTAAAACTCTGGACACACTCCCATTATTATGATTTTCTACTTTGAGCAATGAACTATGAATATAATTATGGGATTCAATTTCATTATAGATCATGCTACAAATGAATATGATGACAATTGGTTTTTCACAAAGATAGCCTATTATAGAGAACAAAGGAAATCTTGCTATAGTTGTGATCATTGATTTTGTGATTTGTGTCTTAATTTAAACCCTTGGtttgaataaaataaatataagaaaATCATGCTTCTTATGCTCTCATTCATCCTTACGCTGACTCTTATTTGTCCTAATGatagatcacagagtgtgatccagaAATCTACTTATAAAGAATTCTATAAATTGAAAAAATCTTATATCATTAATTAAGATAAAATGTTCcattttaataaaaaacatgataGTATGAAAAAAAGACTAAAGTTAACAATGACCCACAAATATCAGAcaaatttttcaatcttatcataatTTTCCTCATCTGGATTAAATACAAAGTTCATCAAGATGCTTTTATCAAAGACTCATAAACTAGAACATGCAAACAGCCAAGCACTAAGCATCGCAATTCTCTGAAGCAATACCAAGCCTTGAGCCTGGCACATCATGCACTACGCGGAAGTTCTGCTGCTGGTAATTCCCAATTATGGAAACCGTGTTCGAGTCTCCCCCATCGGGAGGAAGAGCAAAAGCCAAGCACAAGACCGAACCCCTAGCATTTCCAGGGAACAGAGTGTTCTCCATAGGCAGACTCAAGTCCAAACTATTCTCAAAATGCAATGTAATCACAGGAAACTTCACAGCTTTGGAAGGAACCTTATAGCACGTATCGAAGGGCTCTGAGGGCCGAGCCAGAGTGAGATTAGACATTTGACGGCGGAAAGAATCTCGCATGGCATTATAAGCAGGCTCCACAAGCCGACTAATAACAGTACCCGAATCAATAATAGTCCCTTTCCCCGTTCCAGCAGGAATAGAAATGAGCTCTTCTCCCACAGAGATTCCAGTGAGCCCTAGAAAATAGAAAGGAGGGAGCTGGGCATTTGACAAGAGGGGAGTGAACTGCAAGCCCGGAATAGAAAGAGCGGTTTTTCCCAATCTGAGAGACCCAGTGAAAGCAGAGGACCCAAGGCTAGGAAGGCAATAAGAGAACGTTCTGTCATATAAAGCAGCCGTCTGTGAAACAAAGGAAACAGAATCCCTTCCAAAGCCAATTAAACCGGGGGAGGACTGGATGAGAGGTCCCTTGAGAGAATACGCGCATCCAAAAACAAAATCCTTCACGTACTGTGAGCTCACAGAGAGAGTCTCAGATGACATCAACTGATCAACTTCTGATTGATCCCCGTATCGTTCTCCAACACTGCAGTTGCTATTTTTATCATTTCCACAGATGCCCAGATCTTGACAAGGCTTTGAAGCGCAGGTGAGGTATTTGTAGGTTGAAGATTTAGATGGGCTGAAGAGGGCACTTGAGCAAGAAGAGCAGGGAGCACAGGGGATCCAGGTTATATCACTCCCGGTGTCCACTTCCAAGTAGAAGTTTTGAATGGGTGTGCCGAAACCCAGCTTGATAATGTAATTTCCACCACCCTTGGCGGAGGATAATGGTACATCGGTGTCCTCTTGTGGTCTAATGGGGCTGCTGGTCTTGAATGACCGGCCCACGCTTCTGTTCATTATTGCTCGGTAGCGATGTTCATCGCCCTTGATGGACTCCACTATGACACTCCACCATGTTGAATTGGGGAGCCTAAATGGGGAACATTTTCCTTGAATGTGGGTGACCCTCAAGCTTGAATTTTCAATCTCTCTCGCAGAGCAGTCCTTGTTAAGCTCTGCGTCCTTCCATATGAATGATGCAGGACTTACATTGGCAAACTTGCTCTTTTGGGCCAACACACAAAGGATTATTTGGAAAAGCGCTGAAATGAAAAGGATTGAGCATGCACACTTCGCCATTCTGATTCTAATTCCACACACAGAGGTGGCGAGTGATTGATGAGCTTAGAGAAAGGATGGAGATCATATATAAAATGCATAAACGAGCTTGTTATGAACGCTAACCTCGAAAGTGGGGATTGTCTGTTTCCCCGAAAGAGTTCAAAAGTGGGGATTTTCTGTTTCCACGAAAGAGTTCTCGAGTTCCATGACGTAATTGCTGTGCTTGGTCACTCTACTTTCCTCGATTCCTCACGGCCTACCACTTCGCTTTTCCTCTTGAATAAGAAATTTGACCATGATATTTGATGCTTTCAGACGAGATTTTTCAATACCCAGTTCAGCAAAGCGCGGCAAAAATTGGTTTGGGATGGTGTGAATTCATTCCCGGCATCAAATCGTCGTCTCACTGCCCCCACCACTTTCCTTTCGTTTTCGAATATGGACTACAACATGATATTTCTACGTTTTCAGACGAGATTTTTGAGAAGTACGTGAAAAAGGTTTGGGATAGTGTGAATTGATTTCCAGAATGCTCTCCCCTACCCAGAAAGACTAGTCAGTCGAGCTAATTGAAACAGGTCAATTCATGGTTACATCAATTTCTTAGTGCCCCATATTGATTGGGCCACTTTTGTGAGCATGCCTAGAATCTACTCGTACGATTTTCTCTTAGTGGCCTAGAATCGAGATCCACTTTGGAAGTACTTTTAAAGATTTATTTTACCGTGACTTTTTCTTTTTACAGCACCTGCAGCTATTCTGGCTCCGCAGTAGGGAGTTACAGCTGGGTTTAGAATTTCATAATTTTCTGTAGTTGAGTATCTTATTTTTGtggttttcaaaattttaaatctttcaattTTTTATAACAGTTTAAT from Cryptomeria japonica chromosome 3, Sugi_1.0, whole genome shotgun sequence harbors:
- the LOC131034264 gene encoding aspartyl protease AED3-like, yielding MAKCACSILFISALFQIILCVLAQKSKFANVSPASFIWKDAELNKDCSAREIENSSLRVTHIQGKCSPFRLPNSTWWSVIVESIKGDEHRYRAIMNRSVGRSFKTSSPIRPQEDTDVPLSSAKGGGNYIIKLGFGTPIQNFYLEVDTGSDITWIPCAPCSSCSSALFSPSKSSTYKYLTCASKPCQDLGICGNDKNSNCSVGERYGDQSEVDQLMSSETLSVSSQYVKDFVFGCAYSLKGPLIQSSPGLIGFGRDSVSFVSQTAALYDRTFSYCLPSLGSSAFTGSLRLGKTALSIPGLQFTPLLSNAQLPPFYFLGLTGISVGEELISIPAGTGKGTIIDSGTVISRLVEPAYNAMRDSFRRQMSNLTLARPSEPFDTCYKVPSKAVKFPVITLHFENSLDLSLPMENTLFPGNARGSVLCLAFALPPDGGDSNTVSIIGNYQQQNFRVVHDVPGSRLGIASENCDA